From a single Coturnix japonica isolate 7356 chromosome 18, Coturnix japonica 2.1, whole genome shotgun sequence genomic region:
- the MYCBPAP gene encoding MYCBP-associated protein has protein sequence MPGSGRTPRRREGRGKGRNASPTPSAGPSLCVSEPPEPARPEPEEPRPALCPLRVRDVRELAVRDEELHRLHAPRPPRDAGRILVRRKFLVRKHQPRLARKAAQLLVARPAFTRTAREPPRFSGPAPFNAGCEEILPHHVLGSLQELEMEALARGNTQMVDLIQVPRQRVAALLKEQRGGETKRRFRQSPTSEHKALQNWHRNMAIRKKQERNLGEILQKPENELLMSIVEGYRQIQEERDLIDRNLAALLPGKGYRVGSEFWSQPERIGDELTGLTVTLTRTERGCPEPVTHVGKPHTVKMETDEKPPERIPFRLTWDKSLFLKQRRQELKCILEELGFYKPDLDGLEVVGKGRPLTSVSALSVPFSIASEESETFSDSLRDNCREVPETALGPSLDFCGQPARWIDRIASCRDEVGIAARITFETVVGEKAESFLTVSNDGTAAVWYDWRRLPQHIPSRGTTRTRMRCFYFDARPGVILPGETRRFFFLFKSERTGIFSESWELRTHPLLLGGALLQVTLWGIAVCEDKLADLREKLEADLAAREGAVIVEETLKDLLVQIRTPERSPSPVGVYVTDEELFHRKNPKLHYQHRVVEQLRDLWRQHVAAPSACGEEVPSDQEGAVDGWKSTIEVTPSQVANVEEEEPSASGWNFSVEDLQQALKSIPQEEQREAALCQLNKAVLELCAEQRPIQSDLLYQTCLQLWREAVDGLVGHSLRLRSQLGFPEKDTSGDDLPEGGGEEKQPMERTEGDKTIGKKEEKPSVGGKDKEDKKRTKTAGKEKEEHPTSRKSKAKEKKRLKSRGSLEKEIAQPIEAAAPDPVTLPQEQIDPIIWALYQEKLYVEVYGLLDSMVSQMVSLLEELEQNAVL, from the exons GGAGGATCCTGGTCAGGAGGAAATTCCTCGTCCGGAAACACCAGCCCAGGTTGGCCAGGAAGGCAGCGCAGCTCCTGGTGGCACGGCCGGCCTTCACAAGGACAGCCCGGGAGCCGCCGCGCTTCTCCG GACCGGCACCGTTCAATGCGggctgtgaagaaattcttcctcaCCACGTGCTGGGAAGTCTCCAGGAGCTGGAGATGGAAGCCTTGGCCAGAGGAAACACTCAG atggtGGATCTCATTCAGGTTCCTCGTCAACGTGTTGCTGCATTGTTAAAAGAGCAGCGTGGAGGGGAGACAAAGAGAAGGTTTCGTCAGAGCCCAACATCAGAacacaaagctctgcagaaCTGGCACCGCAATATGGCAATCAGGAAGAAGCAGGAGAGGAATCTGGGAG AAATTCTTCAGAAGCCAGAGAATGAGCTGCTGATGAGCATCGTGGAGGGTTACAGACAGATCCAGGAAGAACGGGACCTCATTGACCGTAATCTCgctgctctgcttcctgggAAG GGCTACCGAGTAGGAAGTGAGTTCTGGAGCCAACCTGAGCGCATTGGGGATGAGCTGACGGGTCTGACGGTGACACTGACACGGACAGAACGGGGCTGCCCTGAGCCTGTCACCCACGTGGGGAAGCCCCACACTGTTAAGATGGAAACAG ATGAGAAGCCTCCAGAGAGGATCCCGTTCCGTCTGACCTGGGATAAGAGCCTTTTCCTGAAGCAGCGGCGGCAGGAACTGAAATGTATCCTAGAGGAGCTGGGTTTTTATAAGCCA gatCTGGATGGCCTGGAGGTGGTTGGCAAAGGGCGGCCGCTCACGTCTGTCTCAGCACTGTCTGTTccattttccattgcttctgAAGAGTCTGAGACCTT CAGTGACTCCTTAAGGGACAATTGCAGAGAGGTTCCAGAGACAGCGCTGGGTCCATCCTTAGActtctgtgggcagcctgcacGTTGGATCGACCGCATCGCTTCTTGCAGG GATGAGGTTGGCATCGCTGCCAGGATCACTTTTGAGACCGTGGTTGGTGAGAAAGCTGAAAGCTTCCTGACAGTGAGCAACGACGGCACGGCTGCTGTCTGGTACGACTGGAGGAGGCTTCCCCAGCACATCCCTTCCAGAGGAACCACGAGGACACGGATGCGATGTTTTTACTTTGATGCCAGACCAG gTGTAATTCTGCCTGGAGAAACcaggaggttttttttccttttcaagtcTGAGAGAACCGGCATTTTCAGTGAGTCCTGGGAGCTCAGGACGCATCCTCTGCTCTTAggaggagctctgctgcaggtcACCCTGTGGGGAATTGCTGTGTGTGAGGATAAATTGGCTGACCTCAGAGAAAAACTGGAG GCTGACCTGGCTGCTCGGGAGGGTGCTGTGATTGTAGAAGAGACTCTGAAGGACCTTCTTGTCCAAATTCGGACCCCGGAGCGCAGCCCATCTCCCGTGGGGGTGTATGTCACAGACGAAGAGTTATTCCACAGGAAGAATCCCAAg TTGCATTATCAGCATCGAGTGGTGGAGCAGCTGCGTGACCTATGGAGACAGCACGTGGCTGCTCCATCAGCCTGCGGGGAGGAGGTGCCCTCAGACCAGGAGGGTGCTGTGGACGGCTGGAAGAGCACAATCGAAGTGACTCCGAGTCAAGTGGCAaatgtggaggaggaggaaccCAGCGCCTCAGGGTGGAACTTCTCAGTCGAGGACTTGCAGCAG GCTCTGAAGTCCATCCCTCAGGAGGAGCAGCGAGAAGCAGCGCTGTGCCAGCTCAACAAGGCGGTGCTGGAGCTTTGTGCTGAGCAGAGGCCAATTCAGTCAGACCTTCTGTATCAAACCTG TCTCCAGCTGTGGCGTGAGGCGGTGGATGGGCTGGTGGGTCACTCCCTGCGGTTGAGGTCCCAGCTTGGATTTCCTGAGAAGGACACCAGCGGGGATGATCTTCCAGAGGGAGGAG gggaagaaaagcaacctatggaaagaacagaaggagacaaaacaattgggaaaaaagaagagaaaccaTCAGTTGGTGGCAAGGataaagaggacaaaaaaagaaCGAAGactgctggaaaagagaaggag GAGCACCCAACCAGCAGGAAgtcaaaagcaaaagagaagaagaggctgaaatcTCGCGGCTCGTTAGAGAAGGAGATAGCACAGCCCATAGAAGCTGCAGCTCCGGATCCTGTCACACTTCCTCAGGAGCAGATAGATCCCATCATATGGGCTCTGTACCAGGAGAAACTTTATGTTGAA GTTTATGGGCTGCTGGACTCAATGGTGAGCCAGATGGTTTCCTTATTAGAAGAACTAGAACAAAACGCTGTGCTTTAA